A single Sporosarcina sp. FSL W8-0480 DNA region contains:
- a CDS encoding hemolysin family protein has translation MEIAIRLAAFAALIAFTAFFVASEFAIVKVRTTRINQLVAEGNRRALTAKKVISNLDEYLSACQLGITITALGLGMLGEPTVKLILGPVFSHFELEPRAATILSFIIAFTIVTFLHVVVGELAPKTIAIQRAEAITLSAAKPLIIFYFIMYPVIKGMNGSARLIIRLFGFKPVSESDVAHSEDELRMILSDSLKGGEINQSEYKFVNKIFEFDDRVAKEIMVPRTEMMTIEKDMTLRDMFEMMGVEQFTRYPVTDGDKDHVIGLVNMKNLLTAFIKDPTTGEQPVSEYMQPIIRVIETVAIGDLLLKIQRERIHMAVLMDEYGGTAGLVTIEDILEEIVGEIQDEFDIDEVPEVQKVNENHYILDAKMLIENVNEVLDIDIEEEDIDTIGGWFMSERFEAVPGEKIIEQGYEFTVKDVEGHHILYLEAMKHKAEKSSGATDIPVES, from the coding sequence TTGGAAATTGCCATACGATTGGCAGCCTTTGCTGCCTTGATCGCATTCACCGCTTTTTTTGTTGCGAGTGAATTTGCAATAGTGAAAGTACGAACAACAAGGATCAATCAGCTTGTCGCGGAAGGGAATCGTCGTGCCCTGACAGCCAAAAAGGTCATCAGCAACCTCGATGAGTACCTATCGGCTTGTCAATTAGGGATTACGATAACTGCCCTTGGTTTAGGTATGTTAGGTGAACCTACCGTAAAATTGATCTTAGGTCCAGTTTTTTCTCATTTTGAACTGGAACCGCGTGCAGCTACTATACTGTCTTTCATCATTGCATTTACAATCGTAACTTTTTTACACGTTGTTGTAGGTGAGTTGGCGCCTAAGACCATCGCTATTCAGCGGGCAGAGGCCATTACCTTATCAGCAGCAAAACCGCTCATAATATTTTATTTCATCATGTACCCTGTCATTAAAGGGATGAACGGTTCTGCACGTCTCATCATCCGTCTATTCGGTTTCAAGCCCGTGTCGGAATCGGATGTGGCCCATTCTGAAGATGAATTGAGAATGATCCTATCCGATAGCTTAAAAGGCGGCGAGATCAATCAATCCGAATATAAATTTGTTAATAAGATATTCGAATTCGATGATCGTGTTGCCAAAGAGATTATGGTGCCCCGAACGGAAATGATGACGATTGAAAAGGATATGACTTTGCGTGATATGTTTGAGATGATGGGTGTCGAACAATTTACAAGATACCCCGTCACAGATGGCGATAAAGACCATGTCATCGGCTTGGTCAACATGAAAAACCTATTGACGGCATTCATCAAAGATCCGACAACAGGTGAACAACCAGTTAGCGAGTATATGCAGCCGATCATCAGAGTTATCGAAACGGTAGCTATAGGGGATCTCCTTCTTAAAATTCAACGAGAACGGATCCATATGGCCGTTTTGATGGATGAATACGGTGGAACTGCGGGGCTCGTTACAATTGAGGATATTTTAGAAGAGATTGTTGGAGAAATCCAGGACGAGTTCGATATAGACGAAGTACCGGAAGTTCAGAAGGTTAATGAAAACCATTATATTTTAGATGCAAAGATGTTGATCGAGAATGTGAATGAAGTTCTTGATATTGATATTGAAGAGGAAGATATTGATACAATCGGTGGATGGTTCATGTCCGAGCGGTTTGAGGCTGTGCCTGGTGAGAAGATCATCGAGCAAGGGTATGAGTTTACTGTGAAAGATGTTGAAGGTCATCATATTCTTTATCTTGAGGCGATGAAACATAAAGCTGAGAAGTCAAGCGGAGCGACAGATATTCCGGTTGAATCATAA
- the chrA gene encoding chromate efflux transporter, producing the protein MKNLKQANEILKTSLLLGLTSFGGPAAHIGYFREEYVKKKKWLDDKMYADIVALCQFLPGPASSQVGIAIGLMRGGLLGGILSWIGFTLPSVLLLMGFAWLISSSGSFDIGWIKGLKIVAVAVVAHALLGMGKSLTPDRTRVSIAIAAAILTLLIPTAIGQIAIIAGAGLFGYGLYRKEEAPRPAAIHLSFGRKTGIAAWAIFFILLVGIPALRAYFHNVTIAIFDTFYRVGSIVFGGGHVVLPMLEREIVPAGWMGAETFIAGYGAAQAVPGPLFTLSGYLGQLMNGPSGAAVAVIAMFLPSFLLVIGTLPFWSAIRSKKGIQAALKGVNAGVVGILLAALYNPVFTSAIYHPTDFAIALIAFGLLQYYKLSPWIVVLVTAILGALSHMILG; encoded by the coding sequence TTGAAGAATCTAAAACAGGCGAATGAAATTTTAAAGACATCATTACTATTAGGACTCACATCATTTGGTGGTCCTGCCGCTCACATCGGCTATTTCCGTGAGGAGTATGTGAAGAAAAAGAAGTGGTTGGACGATAAGATGTATGCTGATATCGTCGCCTTGTGTCAGTTTCTACCGGGGCCGGCAAGTTCCCAAGTAGGCATTGCAATCGGGTTAATGCGAGGAGGATTGTTAGGAGGAATTTTGTCGTGGATCGGATTCACATTGCCATCCGTCCTGCTTCTTATGGGATTTGCTTGGCTAATTTCCTCTTCGGGATCATTCGATATTGGTTGGATAAAAGGATTGAAGATTGTTGCGGTCGCAGTAGTTGCTCATGCATTGCTTGGAATGGGCAAGTCGCTGACTCCCGACCGGACAAGAGTTTCAATTGCAATAGCCGCGGCGATTTTGACACTATTAATACCTACAGCTATTGGACAGATTGCTATTATCGCTGGAGCGGGACTGTTCGGCTATGGTCTTTACCGGAAAGAGGAGGCTCCGAGGCCGGCAGCTATCCATCTTTCATTTGGAAGGAAGACGGGTATTGCCGCATGGGCGATCTTCTTTATACTACTTGTCGGGATACCTGCATTACGAGCGTATTTCCACAACGTAACGATAGCTATCTTTGATACGTTCTATCGTGTTGGGTCCATCGTTTTTGGTGGTGGGCATGTCGTTTTGCCGATGCTTGAAAGGGAGATTGTTCCAGCGGGTTGGATGGGAGCAGAGACGTTTATCGCGGGATACGGTGCAGCACAAGCAGTGCCGGGGCCATTATTTACATTATCCGGCTATTTAGGACAGTTGATGAATGGACCATCGGGAGCGGCAGTTGCAGTAATCGCCATGTTTTTACCGTCATTTTTACTTGTAATTGGAACGTTGCCGTTTTGGTCGGCAATCCGCTCGAAGAAGGGAATTCAAGCTGCCCTTAAGGGAGTGAACGCGGGAGTTGTCGGCATTTTACTTGCAGCGCTCTATAACCCTGTTTTTACAAGTGCCATCTATCATCCGACAGATTTTGCAATTGCTTTGATTGCATTTGGGCTCTTGCAGTATTATAAATTATCTCCTTGGATAGTAGTTTTGGTAACGGCAATTTTAGGAGCATTATCACATATGATATTGGGATGA
- a CDS encoding ABC transporter ATP-binding protein, translating into MFSVLFKLKWFFKENRKRYTVALILLMMTNILVILPPWLIGTAIDTIYTQSMTTKLLALFIGAMFLIMLFSYFGNFVWQYQLFGGAYVIERQLRTRLMRHFLKMTPTFYEKNKTGDLMARSTNDLRAISETAGFGIMTLVDSTIYLGTLIITMGFVVSWKLTLAAIIPLPILAFILQYLGKKIHERYMTAQQAFGDLNDEVLEAVAGVRVVRAYVQERASEQRFADMTEDVYKKNMHVEKIDALFMPFSKTLTALTYMIGLGYGAFLVSTGEMTLGNLVTFNVYLGMIVWPMFAIGELINVLQRGNASLDRVMETLNYEEDVKDPEEPADVDRPESVGFNDVSFTYPMSHSVNLDHIELNLNRGQTLGIVGKTGSGKTTFVKQLLREYPAGDGEIVFSDVALQSLKKDQVRDWIGYVPQDHVLFSRSVRDNILFGRPEATEDDIAESIRLSHFEKDLQMLPSGLDTLVGEKGVALSGGQKQRISIARALVKNPEILILDDSLSAVDAKTEAKIIENIQSERSGKTTIITTHRLSAIQHADWIIVLDDGRVIEEGRHEDLLANNGWYKEQFDRQQIGEVE; encoded by the coding sequence ATGTTTTCAGTTTTATTTAAATTAAAATGGTTTTTTAAAGAGAATCGCAAGAGGTATACTGTTGCGCTAATCTTATTAATGATGACGAATATACTTGTCATTTTGCCTCCATGGCTGATCGGTACGGCGATTGACACGATTTATACGCAATCGATGACGACGAAACTGCTTGCCCTTTTCATCGGGGCGATGTTTCTGATCATGCTTTTCTCGTATTTCGGAAACTTCGTATGGCAGTACCAGTTATTCGGCGGTGCTTATGTCATCGAACGGCAATTGAGAACGCGGCTGATGAGGCATTTCCTAAAGATGACCCCGACATTTTATGAAAAAAATAAGACAGGGGATCTGATGGCGCGCTCTACAAATGACTTGCGCGCAATTTCGGAAACTGCTGGTTTCGGTATTATGACGTTAGTCGATTCGACGATATATTTAGGGACGCTCATTATTACGATGGGATTTGTCGTCTCTTGGAAGTTGACCTTAGCGGCAATTATCCCGTTGCCTATCTTGGCTTTTATCCTCCAATACTTGGGGAAGAAAATCCATGAGAGGTATATGACCGCGCAACAGGCTTTCGGGGACTTGAATGATGAGGTCCTTGAAGCGGTTGCGGGTGTCCGTGTTGTCCGCGCCTACGTGCAGGAACGTGCTTCAGAGCAGCGATTTGCGGATATGACGGAAGATGTATATAAGAAAAATATGCATGTTGAAAAGATTGATGCGCTATTTATGCCGTTTTCAAAAACGCTTACCGCCTTGACGTATATGATTGGCCTTGGATATGGTGCGTTTTTAGTATCGACTGGTGAAATGACGTTAGGGAATCTTGTAACATTCAATGTGTATTTAGGAATGATTGTCTGGCCAATGTTTGCTATTGGTGAGCTGATCAACGTCTTACAACGTGGTAATGCTTCGCTTGACCGTGTCATGGAGACGTTGAATTACGAGGAAGACGTCAAGGATCCGGAAGAGCCTGCTGATGTGGATCGACCAGAAAGTGTCGGCTTCAATGACGTCAGCTTCACGTATCCGATGTCGCACTCGGTTAATTTGGATCATATCGAACTGAATTTGAACCGAGGGCAGACACTTGGAATTGTCGGGAAGACCGGAAGCGGGAAAACGACATTTGTCAAACAGCTATTGCGAGAATATCCGGCGGGAGACGGAGAAATCGTCTTTTCGGATGTTGCTCTGCAATCATTGAAGAAGGACCAAGTCCGTGATTGGATCGGATATGTGCCGCAAGACCATGTACTTTTCTCAAGGTCTGTACGGGATAATATCCTGTTCGGCCGGCCGGAAGCGACAGAAGACGATATTGCGGAATCCATCAGACTTTCACATTTTGAAAAGGATTTACAAATGCTGCCGTCCGGACTGGATACACTTGTCGGTGAAAAGGGTGTTGCATTATCGGGAGGACAGAAACAACGGATTTCAATTGCACGCGCTCTCGTAAAAAACCCTGAAATCCTTATATTAGATGACTCGCTATCCGCAGTCGATGCGAAAACGGAAGCGAAAATAATCGAGAACATCCAATCGGAACGTTCGGGCAAAACGACGATCATTACGACACACCGTCTATCTGCTATCCAACATGCGGATTGGATTATCGTTCTTGACGATGGGCGTGTCATTGAAGAAGGAAGACATGAAGATTTGCTTGCGAATAACGGATGGTATAAAGAGCAATTCGACCGCCAGCAGATTGGGGAGGTTGAATAA
- a CDS encoding ABC transporter ATP-binding protein has translation MGTGKRLVQYALDYKKLLFTGLFLLAMAVAADLMGPMIAKKIIDDHIATSIDKSINFTPIAKLLAVFFGLALVTAVLRYFQYLLLQKAANRIIQKMRNELYGHIQTLPIRYFDNLPAGKVVARITNDTEAIRNLYVTVVSQFAISGMYMLGIFIALFYLDPKMGAITLFVLPVLYVWMKLYRRFASKVNHIIRSKNSEMNAMINESINGMTIIQAFRREKQMDGEFNEINDEHYTYQSKLLKVEAATSHNLVDIIRSLAFVFLIWYFGGASLAAESVVSVGLLYAFVDYITRLFNPITGVVNQFARLEHSLVAAERVFGLMDRPGEAVSDVKIARYRGNVRFEDVWFAYKDEEYVLKDISFEAKQGETVALVGHTGSGKSSIMNLLFRFYDVSKGKITIDGMNIGEMSRQTIRDHMGIVLQDPYLFSGTVESNISLGDSRISREKVQESLDAVGGDRVLKHLPGGIDEPVVEKGSTLSSGQRQLISFARALAFDPAILILDEATSNIDTETEEIIQHAMDVLKKGRTTFIIAHRLSTIKNADRILVLDRGEIVEQGNHDELLALGGQYAQMYKLQAGNGLNAG, from the coding sequence ATGGGTACCGGAAAACGTTTGGTGCAGTATGCACTTGATTATAAAAAATTATTATTCACAGGGTTATTCCTATTAGCGATGGCGGTTGCCGCGGATTTGATGGGCCCGATGATCGCGAAAAAGATCATTGACGACCATATCGCGACATCAATTGATAAGTCGATTAATTTTACACCAATCGCCAAATTATTAGCCGTATTTTTCGGGCTTGCGTTAGTAACCGCGGTCCTAAGGTATTTCCAATATTTATTGTTACAAAAGGCGGCAAACAGGATCATCCAGAAAATGCGGAACGAGTTATACGGGCATATTCAAACATTGCCAATCCGCTATTTCGATAATTTGCCTGCGGGGAAAGTTGTAGCGCGGATTACAAATGACACGGAAGCGATCCGGAATTTATATGTGACGGTCGTGTCGCAATTTGCAATCAGCGGGATGTATATGCTTGGAATTTTCATCGCATTGTTTTATTTAGATCCGAAAATGGGGGCTATTACGCTTTTCGTCCTGCCGGTCCTATACGTTTGGATGAAGTTATATAGAAGGTTCGCTTCTAAGGTGAACCACATCATCCGAAGCAAAAACAGTGAAATGAATGCAATGATCAATGAATCCATCAACGGGATGACAATCATCCAGGCATTCCGCCGTGAAAAGCAGATGGATGGGGAATTCAATGAAATTAACGACGAGCATTATACGTATCAAAGCAAGCTTTTGAAAGTGGAAGCTGCGACATCACATAACCTTGTCGATATTATCCGTTCATTGGCGTTTGTGTTCCTGATCTGGTATTTTGGCGGGGCTTCGTTAGCAGCTGAGAGCGTCGTTTCAGTCGGTTTGCTTTACGCATTCGTCGACTATATTACAAGGTTGTTCAACCCGATTACAGGGGTTGTCAATCAGTTCGCGCGACTTGAGCATTCACTTGTAGCTGCTGAACGGGTCTTCGGATTGATGGACCGGCCTGGGGAGGCGGTCAGCGATGTGAAGATCGCACGTTACCGCGGGAATGTCCGATTTGAAGACGTGTGGTTCGCTTATAAGGATGAGGAATATGTATTGAAAGATATATCATTTGAAGCGAAGCAAGGGGAGACGGTGGCTCTTGTCGGTCATACCGGTTCCGGGAAGAGTTCCATCATGAACTTGTTGTTCCGTTTCTATGATGTATCGAAAGGGAAAATCACGATTGACGGCATGAATATTGGGGAAATGTCACGCCAGACAATCCGTGATCATATGGGAATCGTACTCCAAGATCCGTATTTATTCAGCGGGACGGTCGAGTCGAATATTAGCCTTGGCGATTCAAGGATTTCTCGGGAGAAAGTTCAGGAATCACTTGATGCGGTCGGTGGAGACCGGGTGTTGAAGCATTTGCCGGGTGGGATTGATGAGCCAGTCGTAGAGAAGGGGAGTACGCTTTCTTCCGGACAGCGGCAATTGATATCATTCGCACGTGCACTTGCGTTTGACCCGGCGATTTTAATCCTGGACGAAGCAACGTCCAATATCGATACGGAAACCGAGGAAATCATCCAGCACGCAATGGATGTGTTGAAGAAAGGGCGTACGACGTTCATCATCGCGCACCGTCTATCGACGATTAAGAATGCGGACCGGATATTGGTGCTGGACCGTGGGGAAATTGTTGAGCAAGGAAATCATGACGAATTGCTTGCGCTTGGCGGACAATATGCTCAGATGTATAAACTGCAAGCAGGGAATGGATTGAATGCGGGGTAA
- a CDS encoding MFS transporter, whose amino-acid sequence MIRVGEWKRKFNSFNRNVRLFIIGNALLQVGMGVFMVMYNLYIRELGMPETVNGKVISMSAMASAIMLVPAGFLSDKFGRKWMIVGGALLAVTTLFYRGIAVSETPIITAAFLTGLFMAFVQVSGIPFLAENSSPSERVKLFSVNFAIITIANVIGSLSGGIITDVLETVFKISAAEAIRYSLMVGATIYTIGLIPLFKLQEKPKKEAKEKPEPTSKEVPSLDDSFKRNLIVIFHFSFASLLIGFGSGLVVPYLNLYFANRFDATNSYIGFVLSLGSAMTAVAAMIGPALSRKVGKVKALILFQALSIPFLLLTAYTTSLWLASLGFLLRQALMNAGNPIQSAVAMEVVSDKYKGLANSMNQMVFSLGWALMGTVATGLVVNHGNYWGYAYAFTITAGLYIISCTYYYFIFGRRKLAGE is encoded by the coding sequence ATGATACGCGTCGGTGAGTGGAAACGAAAATTCAATTCTTTCAATAGAAATGTAAGACTTTTTATAATTGGAAACGCGCTTCTCCAAGTGGGGATGGGTGTTTTCATGGTCATGTACAATTTATACATACGGGAGTTAGGGATGCCGGAAACGGTGAATGGAAAGGTTATTTCCATGTCTGCGATGGCATCGGCAATCATGCTTGTACCGGCTGGATTTTTAAGTGATAAATTCGGGCGGAAATGGATGATTGTAGGTGGGGCCCTACTTGCGGTGACTACATTATTCTATCGGGGAATTGCAGTTTCGGAGACTCCGATCATCACGGCTGCATTTTTAACGGGTTTATTCATGGCATTCGTCCAAGTATCGGGTATTCCGTTTCTTGCGGAAAATTCTTCACCATCTGAACGGGTTAAACTTTTCAGTGTCAACTTTGCCATCATTACGATTGCGAATGTCATCGGAAGTTTATCGGGCGGGATTATTACGGATGTGTTGGAAACTGTATTTAAGATCAGTGCAGCTGAAGCAATTAGATATTCCTTGATGGTAGGGGCAACCATATACACGATAGGTTTGATTCCTTTATTCAAACTGCAAGAAAAGCCAAAGAAAGAGGCAAAGGAGAAACCTGAACCGACTTCCAAGGAAGTTCCTTCGTTGGATGACAGCTTCAAGCGAAATCTGATTGTCATTTTCCATTTTTCTTTTGCGAGCCTGTTGATCGGCTTTGGTTCGGGATTGGTCGTTCCTTATTTGAACCTGTATTTCGCGAATCGTTTTGACGCGACGAATTCATATATTGGATTTGTTCTTTCGTTAGGGTCTGCGATGACGGCTGTGGCAGCAATGATTGGACCAGCACTATCAAGGAAAGTCGGCAAGGTGAAGGCGCTGATACTATTCCAAGCGCTATCGATCCCTTTCTTGTTATTGACGGCGTACACGACATCACTATGGTTGGCTTCGTTAGGATTCCTCCTAAGACAGGCGCTTATGAACGCGGGCAATCCGATACAAAGTGCGGTTGCGATGGAAGTTGTGTCGGATAAGTACAAAGGGCTTGCGAACTCCATGAATCAGATGGTGTTCAGCCTTGGATGGGCCCTGATGGGAACGGTGGCGACAGGACTTGTCGTCAATCATGGGAATTATTGGGGCTATGCTTACGCATTCACGATAACTGCGGGGCTTTATATTATTTCATGTACTTATTACTATTTTATTTTTGGAAGACGGAAGTTGGCGGGGGAATAA
- a CDS encoding YheE family protein, whose protein sequence is MLQHFSYKPMFAGGNLPGWTFSFFYQNQRYTGDYMPDGTINWTGETPSDEEKVKKMIHELMTFHVYE, encoded by the coding sequence ATGCTACAGCATTTCAGCTATAAACCAATGTTCGCCGGAGGTAATTTACCAGGCTGGACATTCTCATTCTTTTATCAAAATCAACGATACACAGGTGACTACATGCCAGACGGTACCATCAATTGGACCGGAGAAACACCTTCCGACGAAGAAAAGGTCAAAAAGATGATTCACGAACTAATGACATTCCATGTGTATGAATGA
- a CDS encoding ferritin-like domain-containing protein, with amino-acid sequence MFVDKLKQAIESEYKDYYFYKSMYEKTDDALWRDFIQHAYEDEKSHYEMLQQVYYMMTGTFVTNPKKPIPCYNFKQCVKQALVDELDSVETYKELLLTVPFQQAYNPIFIAMHDEMEHAIRMSTIYNSLK; translated from the coding sequence GTGTTTGTCGATAAATTAAAGCAAGCAATCGAGAGTGAATACAAGGACTATTATTTTTATAAGTCGATGTATGAGAAAACCGATGATGCGCTTTGGCGTGATTTCATCCAGCACGCATATGAGGATGAAAAAAGTCATTATGAGATGTTGCAACAAGTCTATTATATGATGACTGGAACGTTTGTAACAAATCCCAAGAAGCCGATTCCTTGTTATAATTTTAAGCAATGTGTGAAGCAGGCGCTTGTGGATGAGTTGGATTCGGTAGAGACATATAAGGAGTTGTTGTTGACGGTTCCTTTTCAGCAGGCGTATAATCCGATTTTTATTGCGATGCATGATGAGATGGAGCATGCGATTCGGATGTCGACGATTTATAATTCATTGAAGTGA
- a CDS encoding helical backbone metal receptor produces MNKTVIDRVGRSVTYQFPPNRIVSLCPGITDTLLSLGLEEKIVGRTRFCIHPKGIVERIPAVAGTKDIKLEAIKDVKPDLIFVEKEENTKEIVEELEKHFPVYVAEVQTVDEAFQMIDDMGDLTDRKEAAAKLVSSIQQQFDSLPKTHEKRIAYVIWRKPYMVVGKNTYINSLLEKMGYINPFIDAEGRYPTVSAEDFQKANLDYVFLASEPFPYKEKHLKEFLEMMAKTKPLLVDGEMFWYGPRMLKAVSYFRQEFNY; encoded by the coding sequence TTGAATAAAACAGTAATCGATCGGGTCGGTAGAAGTGTCACTTATCAATTCCCGCCAAATCGGATTGTCTCATTATGTCCAGGCATTACGGACACGTTACTTTCACTTGGATTGGAAGAAAAAATTGTCGGCAGGACTCGTTTTTGTATTCATCCAAAAGGAATCGTTGAACGCATCCCCGCCGTTGCAGGAACAAAGGACATAAAGCTTGAGGCAATCAAAGACGTGAAACCCGATTTAATCTTTGTTGAAAAAGAAGAGAATACGAAAGAAATCGTGGAAGAATTAGAAAAACACTTCCCCGTCTACGTAGCGGAAGTGCAAACTGTGGACGAAGCTTTTCAGATGATTGACGACATGGGTGATTTGACAGATCGAAAAGAGGCCGCTGCCAAATTAGTCAGCTCCATTCAACAACAATTCGATTCATTGCCAAAGACTCACGAAAAGCGCATCGCCTACGTCATTTGGCGAAAACCGTATATGGTCGTCGGGAAAAATACATACATCAACTCGCTATTGGAAAAAATGGGCTACATCAACCCTTTCATCGACGCTGAAGGCAGATATCCCACCGTTTCAGCCGAAGACTTCCAAAAAGCAAACTTGGACTATGTATTCCTGGCCTCAGAGCCCTTCCCCTATAAAGAAAAACATCTCAAGGAGTTCCTGGAGATGATGGCCAAAACAAAACCACTTCTTGTAGATGGAGAAATGTTCTGGTACGGCCCAAGGATGTTGAAGGCTGTTAGTTACTTTCGACAGGAATTTAACTATTAA
- a CDS encoding glyoxalase, which produces MFKSATLYTNNIKALKRFYGNVLELDITDSASEQFTVRIGESNLTFKHTDQPAFYHFAINIPGNQFSMMKYWITDRITLNREEGRDEVYFPSFDADSMYFEDPAGNIVELIGRRKRDLFGDLTKESFLNISEISMTTPHVVEVGDQLQDLGIPLRNGTEVNPDELNFLGRGDTFIVLVPPGRKWYFSKKNAETFPLEMTWNGEVIKLDQEGKLNP; this is translated from the coding sequence ATGTTTAAATCGGCGACACTTTATACGAATAACATAAAAGCGTTAAAACGGTTTTATGGCAATGTACTGGAATTGGATATTACAGATTCTGCATCAGAACAGTTCACTGTCAGAATCGGAGAGTCCAATCTGACATTCAAGCATACGGACCAACCTGCCTTCTACCATTTTGCAATCAATATTCCAGGCAACCAGTTTTCAATGATGAAGTATTGGATAACAGACCGTATCACATTGAATCGGGAAGAAGGGCGGGATGAAGTATACTTCCCAAGCTTCGATGCGGATTCAATGTATTTCGAGGATCCGGCAGGGAATATCGTTGAATTAATTGGGAGAAGAAAACGCGACTTGTTCGGTGATCTGACGAAAGAATCCTTCCTTAATATAAGCGAGATTAGCATGACAACCCCTCATGTTGTTGAGGTGGGGGATCAGCTACAAGACCTTGGGATTCCGCTACGGAATGGAACCGAAGTAAACCCGGACGAGTTGAACTTTCTTGGGCGTGGAGACACATTCATAGTCCTCGTTCCACCTGGACGCAAGTGGTACTTTTCGAAAAAGAATGCTGAAACATTCCCGCTTGAAATGACTTGGAATGGTGAAGTTATTAAATTGGATCAGGAAGGAAAACTGAACCCTTGA
- a CDS encoding GNAT family N-acetyltransferase, translating into MFPTLETDRLLLRELTNEDAEGVFACFSNDDVTRFYGQETLKSIEEAKKIVDFFSKSYIEKRGIRWGIERKETKGIIGTIGFNNWLSKHKRAEIGYEIHPDHWKKGYTSEAVSEVLSYGFDVMGLTRIGAVVFIENEASNKLLEKVGFQKEGVLRNYMYQDGKAYNTNVYSLIKE; encoded by the coding sequence ATGTTTCCTACATTAGAGACAGATAGGCTACTATTACGAGAATTAACAAATGAGGATGCAGAAGGTGTTTTTGCTTGTTTTTCAAACGACGATGTAACACGTTTTTATGGACAAGAAACATTAAAAAGTATTGAAGAAGCTAAAAAAATCGTGGATTTCTTCTCGAAAAGCTATATTGAAAAAAGAGGCATACGATGGGGAATTGAGCGAAAAGAAACCAAAGGGATAATTGGAACAATTGGCTTTAACAATTGGTTGTCAAAACATAAACGAGCTGAAATTGGTTATGAAATTCACCCGGATCACTGGAAAAAGGGATATACCTCAGAAGCTGTTTCTGAAGTTCTTTCCTATGGCTTCGATGTTATGGGTTTGACTCGCATAGGTGCAGTCGTATTTATTGAAAATGAAGCCTCTAATAAATTACTTGAAAAAGTAGGCTTTCAAAAAGAAGGAGTTCTAAGAAATTATATGTACCAGGATGGAAAAGCATATAATACAAACGTTTATTCCCTTATAAAAGAATAG
- a CDS encoding SMI1/KNR4 family protein, with protein MQHILLSETMNKPATDEEIKNVEQTLGRKLPSDFLQLLKIANGGIVKDTYQAFPVDFSIESGDQFIVIEEIMGANEEGLMMSNYFIKEWDLPEELVLFSGSGHAWVGFNYKNREFPSVVYVEPDDGNGNNFHVIADTFTEFVSKLTAAE; from the coding sequence ATGCAACATATTTTACTAAGCGAAACAATGAATAAACCAGCAACAGACGAAGAAATCAAAAATGTCGAACAAACTCTTGGCAGAAAATTGCCTTCTGATTTCCTACAACTGTTGAAGATTGCAAATGGAGGAATAGTCAAAGACACATACCAAGCTTTTCCTGTGGACTTTTCTATCGAAAGTGGAGATCAGTTTATTGTGATAGAAGAAATCATGGGGGCTAATGAAGAAGGACTAATGATGAGCAATTATTTTATAAAGGAGTGGGATCTACCCGAAGAACTTGTCTTATTCTCGGGCAGTGGTCACGCCTGGGTCGGGTTTAACTATAAAAATCGGGAATTCCCAAGTGTAGTCTACGTAGAACCAGATGATGGTAATGGGAACAATTTTCATGTGATTGCTGACACTTTTACCGAGTTCGTCAGCAAGTTGACGGCTGCAGAATGA